From Asticcacaulis sp. EMRT-3, one genomic window encodes:
- a CDS encoding glycosyl hydrolase family 28 protein, with product MKTPIALFALPLLLTAPAAHATALADMHLDAPQGIGATLIHAETYGAKGDGASDDTKALQAAIDATAAAHGTLVLKPGTYLTGALFLKSHMALRLDKGVTLTGAQDIKAYPRLPSRVAGIEMTWPVALLNIYKQTDVKVYGDGVLDGNGKVFWDSYWKLRHDYEPKGLRWASDYDAERPRLFLVYGARRVEIGNGSLDDALNFTRSGFWTLQVTYSDNVNISGIKVRNNVDGFGPSTDGVDIDSSHDVIVEKADIDNHDDDIVLKSGRDADGLRVNRPTYNVVVRDSIIRAGAAGIAFGSETSGGIHDVEVYNLTVVGPTFNGILLKSAHTRGGTVSNINIHDMKISGVDTAIRVDLNWNPAYSYASIPADVKNPPEIWKILATPVPHDEGLPHYKDIHISHITATDTKVAVLFDAYPDAPAEDFTLDHIDLKTRTAGSITHARGIHFTNTTIDAADGSHVKLDDATDVTGLP from the coding sequence ATGAAAACGCCTATCGCCCTGTTCGCCCTGCCTCTCCTTCTGACCGCGCCCGCCGCCCATGCCACCGCTTTGGCCGACATGCACCTGGACGCCCCGCAAGGCATCGGCGCCACCCTCATCCATGCCGAAACCTATGGCGCGAAAGGCGATGGTGCCAGCGACGACACGAAAGCCCTGCAAGCGGCCATCGACGCCACGGCCGCCGCCCACGGCACTTTGGTGCTGAAACCCGGCACCTATCTGACCGGCGCCCTGTTCCTCAAATCGCATATGGCCCTGCGCCTCGATAAGGGCGTCACCCTGACCGGTGCGCAGGACATCAAGGCCTATCCGCGCCTGCCCTCGCGCGTCGCCGGGATTGAAATGACCTGGCCGGTGGCCCTGCTCAATATCTACAAGCAGACCGATGTGAAGGTGTATGGCGACGGCGTGCTGGACGGCAATGGTAAGGTGTTCTGGGACAGCTACTGGAAGCTGCGTCACGACTATGAACCGAAGGGCCTGCGCTGGGCCTCGGATTATGACGCCGAACGGCCGCGCCTGTTTCTGGTCTATGGGGCGCGCCGCGTCGAGATCGGCAATGGCAGCCTTGACGATGCGCTCAATTTCACCCGCTCCGGTTTCTGGACGCTTCAGGTCACCTATTCCGACAATGTGAACATCTCCGGCATCAAGGTGCGTAACAATGTCGATGGTTTCGGGCCGTCCACCGATGGCGTCGATATTGATTCCTCGCATGATGTGATCGTCGAAAAGGCCGACATCGACAATCATGACGACGACATCGTGCTGAAATCGGGCCGCGACGCCGATGGGCTGCGCGTCAACCGCCCCACCTATAATGTGGTGGTGCGTGATTCGATTATCCGGGCGGGCGCGGCGGGCATTGCCTTTGGTTCGGAAACCTCAGGCGGCATTCACGATGTCGAGGTCTATAATCTGACCGTGGTAGGGCCCACCTTCAACGGCATATTGCTCAAATCGGCCCATACGCGCGGCGGCACGGTGTCGAATATCAATATTCACGACATGAAGATTTCCGGCGTCGATACGGCGATCCGCGTCGATCTCAACTGGAACCCGGCCTATTCCTATGCCTCTATACCTGCCGATGTGAAGAATCCGCCCGAAATCTGGAAGATTCTGGCCACGCCGGTGCCGCACGACGAGGGTTTACCGCACTATAAGGATATTCATATCAGCCATATCACGGCCACCGACACCAAGGTGGCGGTGCTGTTCGATGCCTATCCTGATGCGCCCGCTGAGGATTTCACGCTCGACCATATCGATCTGAAAACCCGGACGGCGGGTTCGATCACCCACGCCAGGGGCATTCATTTCACCAACACCACGATCGACGCCGCCGATGGCAGCCACGTCAAGCTGGATGATGCTACCGATGTGACCGGTTTGCCTTAG
- a CDS encoding TonB-dependent receptor, which produces MTQIFLPSLRPLSRRQQTSLSVIALALMAAPLALPAQAQTAPAKPAPAKPAQSQTQTQSQSPAQTQTQSQTPAGGTTPSGGDDSGAITTVTVTAAKPEVQHKPDRDVYDVTQDPDAATGSAADVMNNIPAVTVDPDGTVSLRGDSNVQVYVNGKPSAQMQGDNRGPQLQTMSADDIDSIEVMTNPSAAFGADTGGGIINIVLKKGRHIKPKTSMNVTVGDEGRYGFGIRSGKSIGKLTLNGSLNLRSDTRKNGSHSDRQRIDPVTGETRDSTQDNVSNTRTDNLSANLTAEYDMSDYDSLTGELNYSQRKRSGYNASEYANFDTTGNPVSDYAQIGSADGPSDDSGAKLTYDHRGKDSPDDDFKIQLGHSETNSKNDNDYRQIYHYPVTPDSLYARRNNTKNVIDDFSGDWTKPLKDNQQIQTGWDIQHTVSDTYNYRSYNHADGAAELANPTYTNQFNVDQTISAAYFIYQKTWGKFGIQGGLRAEKLHEELNQVTSNIQATVDYVTWSPSVFATYTISDADLLRLSYSHKIVRPGANLLNPFLSYGDAQNVSSGNPYLQPEQVENYELTFNHDKQALNSSASLFYKTTRDNFSRASTFVNGQSDVLLTTSINDGSLKSMGLQFSLNDNIFNRTLRLGLNGVLGYSVQDATDYVTHLPTHRESGNSSANLFARWAPDRLNAYMIRLNYRGKQLLSQGYRTGTTSLNLSYQRQIIPNKLMLNFSARDVLKGQGSRSVTDTSTVQSVSENFDYGAAFMMSLRYTFGAVPQARPDDDRGPRPGGRGGYGGHEGGGGGYGGGGGEF; this is translated from the coding sequence ATGACACAGATTTTTTTGCCCTCGCTTCGCCCCTTGTCCCGACGACAGCAGACCAGCCTGAGCGTGATCGCCCTGGCCCTGATGGCCGCGCCGCTTGCCTTGCCCGCTCAGGCCCAAACTGCGCCGGCGAAGCCTGCACCGGCAAAGCCGGCCCAGAGCCAGACTCAAACCCAGAGCCAGAGCCCGGCCCAGACCCAGACCCAGAGCCAGACACCTGCGGGCGGCACCACCCCGTCCGGTGGCGATGACAGCGGTGCCATTACCACCGTCACCGTGACCGCTGCCAAGCCGGAAGTGCAGCACAAGCCCGACCGCGATGTCTATGACGTAACGCAAGACCCTGACGCCGCCACGGGCAGCGCGGCGGATGTGATGAACAATATTCCCGCCGTTACGGTCGATCCCGACGGCACGGTATCGCTGCGCGGCGATTCCAATGTGCAGGTCTATGTCAATGGTAAGCCGAGCGCCCAGATGCAGGGCGATAATCGCGGCCCGCAATTGCAAACCATGTCGGCGGACGACATCGATTCCATCGAGGTGATGACCAATCCGTCGGCGGCCTTCGGCGCCGATACGGGCGGCGGCATCATCAATATCGTGCTGAAAAAGGGCCGTCATATCAAGCCGAAAACCTCAATGAATGTGACGGTGGGCGATGAGGGCCGCTATGGCTTCGGCATCCGCTCTGGCAAGAGCATCGGCAAGCTGACGCTGAATGGCAGTCTCAATCTGCGCAGCGATACGCGCAAGAACGGCTCGCACAGTGATCGCCAGCGCATCGATCCGGTGACCGGTGAAACCCGCGACAGCACGCAGGATAATGTGTCGAATACGCGCACCGATAATCTGTCGGCCAATCTGACCGCCGAATACGACATGAGCGATTATGACAGCCTGACCGGCGAGCTGAACTATTCGCAGCGCAAGCGTTCGGGCTATAATGCCAGCGAATATGCCAATTTCGATACAACCGGTAATCCGGTGTCGGACTATGCCCAGATCGGTTCGGCCGATGGCCCTTCGGACGACAGCGGCGCGAAACTGACCTATGATCATCGCGGCAAGGATTCACCCGACGACGATTTCAAGATACAGCTCGGCCATAGCGAGACAAATTCGAAAAACGATAATGATTATCGCCAGATCTATCATTATCCGGTGACGCCCGATTCGCTATACGCCCGCCGCAACAACACCAAAAACGTCATCGACGATTTCAGTGGCGACTGGACGAAGCCCCTGAAGGACAACCAGCAGATTCAGACCGGCTGGGACATCCAGCACACGGTATCCGACACCTATAATTACCGTTCCTATAATCATGCCGATGGCGCGGCGGAACTGGCCAACCCGACCTATACCAACCAGTTCAATGTTGATCAGACGATCAGCGCCGCCTATTTCATCTATCAGAAAACCTGGGGCAAGTTCGGCATTCAGGGCGGTCTGCGCGCCGAAAAACTGCATGAGGAACTGAATCAGGTCACCTCCAATATTCAGGCGACGGTCGATTATGTCACCTGGAGCCCCAGCGTCTTCGCCACCTATACGATCAGCGACGCCGACCTGCTGCGCCTGAGCTACAGCCACAAGATCGTGCGCCCCGGTGCAAACCTGCTCAACCCGTTCTTAAGCTATGGCGACGCCCAGAATGTCAGTTCGGGCAATCCCTACCTCCAGCCCGAACAGGTTGAGAATTACGAACTGACCTTCAACCACGACAAGCAGGCGCTCAATTCTTCGGCCAGCCTGTTTTACAAGACGACGCGCGATAATTTCTCGCGCGCCAGCACCTTTGTGAACGGCCAGTCGGATGTGCTTTTGACCACCAGCATCAATGACGGCTCGCTCAAGAGCATGGGGCTGCAATTTTCGCTCAACGACAATATATTCAACCGAACACTACGCCTGGGTTTGAATGGTGTTCTCGGCTATTCCGTGCAGGACGCCACCGACTATGTGACCCATTTGCCGACCCACCGCGAAAGCGGCAATTCGTCGGCCAATCTGTTCGCGCGCTGGGCACCCGACCGGCTCAACGCCTATATGATCCGGCTCAATTATCGCGGCAAGCAATTGTTGTCGCAGGGCTATCGCACAGGCACGACCAGCCTCAACCTGTCCTATCAGCGCCAGATCATACCCAATAAGCTGATGCTGAATTTCAGCGCCCGCGACGTGCTGAAAGGTCAGGGTTCGCGCAGCGTCACCGATACCAGCACCGTGCAGAGTGTGAGCGAAAACTTCGATTACGGTGCCGCCTTCATGATGAGCCTGCGCTATACGTTCGGGGCGGTGCCGCAAGCCCGACCCGATGACGACCGAGGCCCTCGTCCGGGCGGACGCGGCGGCTATGGCGGCCACGAAGGCGGTGGCGGTGGTTATGGCGGCGGCGGCGGCGAATTCTAA
- a CDS encoding glycosyl hydrolase has protein sequence MKLPASLAASLNTWLCAAACAVVATGAQASTLASPLASPLAEGFIHPPAEARPLVRWWWFGPAVEPGELKREITAMRAGGFGGFEIQPVYPLALDDPAKNIRNLPYLSSDFLKDVRFANSEGRAEGLRVSITLGSGWPYGGPHITPEQASAQIKLLKLAAPIGGGAVTLSELRPGEHRIAAFVGHDPQSAQPVDLAALPKLADGDTFYLFVQTPTGQQVKRAAVGAEGLVLDHMDKAAVAHHLDVVADPLIRAFGDQPPWSVFSDSLEVYGADWTDDMLAQFQKRRGYDLKPHLFDLFYDTPSSAAVRHDWGQTMTELVDERYLTPITDWAHVHNTLFRAQVYGVPPVSLSSNRFVDLPEGEGPHWRQFSTARWASSANHIYGRPVTSAESWTWLHTTPFRATPLDIKAEADTLMLEGINQFVAHGWPYTPPKVADPGWSFYAAAVFNDHNPWWGVMPDVTAYLTRMSWLLRQGDNVADVALFLPEDDALAAITPGKATINGQMDRWITPQLTASLLDAGYNFDYVDAASIAAKGVSHKILILPDVARLDPETDARLRDFVAHGGHIIALGRLPDSGTGLMNAATDAATTRATAATLFPAGPTALSGLPAALRALNPPDVAGLPPGVGFVHRHMASGDIYFIANTTNAPITARPVFRDQPDKGQWWNPVSGQAHLWTGGDVALAPYESRVFVFGAAADAPVVAEAGASTDLPLTTGWRIAFGGEKATPLNHFGSWADDPTRAHFSGTVTYSRRLDLSSRQASGHIVLDFGPGQPTAPPAHAMGTSARLDPPVREAAEIFVNGKRAGSVWAAPFVIDLTGLVHAGQNQLEVRVSNTAINELSGRPPADYSALNARYGQRFSVQGMNRLKPLPSGMMTAPLLEVSP, from the coding sequence ATGAAATTGCCCGCGAGTTTGGCCGCAAGCCTGAACACATGGCTGTGCGCCGCCGCCTGCGCTGTTGTGGCCACGGGCGCACAGGCTTCGACTCTGGCTTCGCCTCTGGCCTCGCCTCTGGCCGAAGGTTTTATCCATCCGCCCGCCGAAGCGCGCCCTCTCGTGCGCTGGTGGTGGTTCGGCCCCGCCGTCGAACCGGGCGAACTGAAGCGCGAAATCACCGCCATGCGGGCGGGCGGTTTCGGCGGTTTCGAGATCCAGCCCGTCTATCCGCTGGCGCTCGATGATCCGGCCAAAAACATCCGCAACCTGCCCTATCTGTCCAGCGACTTCCTGAAGGATGTCCGTTTCGCCAACAGCGAGGGCCGCGCCGAAGGTTTGCGCGTCTCGATCACGCTCGGTTCGGGCTGGCCCTATGGTGGCCCGCATATCACGCCCGAACAGGCTTCGGCACAGATTAAGCTGCTCAAGCTGGCGGCCCCCATAGGCGGCGGCGCGGTCACTCTGTCCGAACTGCGGCCCGGCGAACACCGGATCGCCGCCTTTGTCGGTCACGACCCGCAAAGCGCCCAGCCGGTCGATCTGGCCGCCTTGCCCAAACTGGCAGACGGCGACACGTTTTATCTGTTCGTGCAAACCCCGACCGGCCAGCAGGTCAAGCGCGCCGCTGTCGGGGCCGAGGGGCTGGTGCTCGACCATATGGATAAGGCGGCGGTCGCGCATCATCTTGATGTGGTGGCCGATCCCCTGATCAGGGCGTTCGGCGATCAGCCGCCGTGGTCGGTGTTCAGCGACAGTCTTGAAGTCTATGGCGCCGACTGGACCGATGACATGCTGGCGCAGTTTCAGAAACGGCGCGGCTATGATCTGAAACCGCATCTGTTCGATCTGTTTTACGACACACCCAGCAGCGCCGCCGTGCGCCACGACTGGGGTCAGACCATGACGGAACTGGTCGATGAGCGCTATCTGACGCCGATCACCGACTGGGCCCACGTCCACAACACCCTGTTCCGCGCCCAGGTCTATGGCGTGCCGCCGGTCAGTCTGTCGTCGAATCGCTTCGTCGATCTGCCCGAAGGCGAAGGCCCGCACTGGCGACAGTTTTCGACGGCGCGCTGGGCCAGTTCGGCCAACCACATCTATGGCCGCCCGGTCACTTCGGCGGAAAGCTGGACATGGCTGCACACCACGCCATTTCGCGCCACGCCGCTCGACATCAAGGCCGAGGCCGACACCCTGATGCTGGAAGGGATCAACCAGTTCGTGGCGCATGGCTGGCCCTATACGCCGCCGAAAGTGGCCGATCCGGGCTGGTCGTTTTACGCCGCCGCCGTCTTCAACGATCATAATCCGTGGTGGGGCGTCATGCCCGATGTCACTGCCTATCTGACGCGGATGAGCTGGCTGCTGCGTCAGGGCGATAATGTCGCCGATGTGGCGCTGTTCCTGCCCGAAGACGACGCCCTGGCCGCCATCACGCCGGGAAAAGCCACGATCAACGGCCAGATGGACAGATGGATTACGCCGCAACTGACCGCCTCCCTGCTCGATGCCGGTTATAATTTCGACTATGTGGACGCGGCTTCGATCGCCGCCAAAGGTGTGAGCCACAAGATCCTCATCCTGCCCGATGTAGCGCGGCTCGACCCCGAAACGGATGCGCGCCTGCGTGATTTCGTGGCGCACGGCGGCCATATCATCGCGCTGGGCCGCCTGCCTGATAGTGGCACGGGGCTGATGAACGCGGCCACCGACGCCGCCACCACGCGCGCCACCGCCGCCACGCTTTTCCCGGCGGGGCCGACAGCTTTAAGCGGCCTGCCCGCTGCGCTGCGGGCGCTTAACCCGCCCGATGTGGCCGGATTGCCGCCTGGCGTCGGCTTTGTCCACCGCCATATGGCCAGCGGGGACATCTATTTCATCGCCAACACCACCAATGCGCCGATCACAGCCCGGCCCGTTTTCCGCGATCAGCCCGACAAGGGTCAATGGTGGAACCCGGTCAGCGGACAAGCCCACCTGTGGACAGGTGGGGACGTGGCCCTCGCCCCCTATGAATCGCGTGTCTTCGTATTTGGCGCCGCCGCCGATGCGCCGGTCGTGGCCGAGGCGGGTGCGTCCACCGATCTGCCGCTCACAACCGGCTGGCGCATCGCCTTTGGCGGAGAAAAAGCCACGCCTCTGAACCATTTCGGCTCATGGGCCGATGATCCGACGCGCGCCCACTTTTCCGGCACGGTCACCTATAGCCGCCGCCTTGATCTGAGCTCCCGACAGGCCAGCGGGCATATCGTGCTCGATTTCGGGCCGGGCCAGCCAACAGCCCCACCCGCACATGCGATGGGCACCTCCGCCCGGCTCGATCCGCCGGTGCGCGAAGCCGCTGAAATTTTCGTCAATGGCAAGCGGGCTGGATCGGTCTGGGCCGCCCCCTTCGTCATCGACCTGACAGGCCTTGTCCATGCCGGTCAAAACCAACTGGAGGTGCGCGTCAGCAATACCGCCATCAATGAACTGTCGGGCCGTCCGCCCGCCGATTACAGCGCGCTCAATGCCCGTTATGGCCAGCGCTTTTCGGTGCAGGGCATGAACCGGCTCAAGCCCCTGCCGTCCGGCATGATGACCGCGCCGCTTCTGGAGGTTTCACCTTAA
- a CDS encoding tetratricopeptide repeat protein: MTYRFGKIGLISMSLLAMAATVYGQTAPAAQDAAPAPSAGASSSSASALPTVTDSAPPQTVTVFGHKVAGDRGITQIDTHQADSCGFMNNYDPANEDIVQDYLKSFYGNYSSDVAYPDQTNAGANDPGVRFRDTSPYGDVSQDNAANSNTMYGLQIGSDGQPITGDDSDADGGGGNGACDPSDKAFAAGRSYIARNDHSLNDAFNAFDAKDYPKALDLFHKSYAKMGYDSAALMEGKMYLAGMGTKPDAKQAILWLRKVVEGRFGPDDEMHFNPDDPTYMNTRVDAAMTLAKIYMTGLGVPRDAAEARRWYIKADEFGYMPATHTVGEIYQYGYAGEKNVPKAVTYYKKAGTAGYAPSMYALGELYLAGDDGVTQDRKAGAQWLMAAAKRGHAGALYAIGNMYDLGDILPHDAQKAATYYKEAALKGQPDAEDAIGLMFYTGEVVGQDLPLARKWFTLAARQQNADAMFNLGAMLANGQGGDKDMALAFVWLTLAKEGGSDKAAPALAVIAPKMTADDRAKADAILNPKG; the protein is encoded by the coding sequence ATGACATATAGATTTGGCAAGATTGGGCTTATCAGCATGAGTCTGCTGGCTATGGCGGCCACGGTCTATGGCCAGACAGCGCCTGCCGCACAGGACGCCGCGCCTGCGCCCTCAGCCGGCGCATCCTCGTCCAGCGCCTCCGCCCTGCCCACCGTCACCGACAGCGCGCCGCCGCAAACCGTCACCGTGTTCGGCCATAAGGTGGCAGGCGACCGCGGCATCACCCAGATCGACACCCATCAGGCCGATTCCTGCGGCTTCATGAACAATTACGACCCGGCCAATGAGGATATTGTTCAGGACTATCTCAAATCCTTCTACGGCAATTACAGCTCCGACGTGGCCTATCCCGACCAGACGAATGCCGGTGCCAATGACCCCGGCGTGCGTTTTCGTGACACCTCACCCTATGGCGATGTGTCGCAGGATAATGCCGCCAACAGCAATACCATGTACGGCCTCCAGATCGGCAGCGATGGCCAGCCGATCACGGGCGATGACAGCGATGCTGACGGAGGCGGCGGCAACGGCGCCTGCGATCCTTCCGACAAGGCGTTTGCCGCCGGGCGCAGCTATATTGCGCGCAACGACCATTCGCTGAACGACGCCTTCAACGCCTTTGATGCGAAGGATTATCCGAAGGCGCTCGATCTCTTCCACAAATCCTACGCCAAGATGGGTTACGATTCCGCCGCCCTGATGGAAGGCAAGATGTATCTGGCCGGCATGGGCACCAAACCCGACGCCAAACAGGCGATCCTCTGGCTGCGCAAGGTGGTGGAAGGGCGCTTCGGCCCTGATGACGAGATGCACTTCAACCCCGATGATCCCACCTATATGAATACGCGCGTCGATGCCGCCATGACGCTTGCCAAGATCTACATGACCGGTCTGGGCGTACCGCGTGACGCCGCCGAAGCCAGACGCTGGTACATCAAGGCGGATGAATTCGGCTATATGCCCGCCACCCATACGGTCGGCGAAATCTATCAATATGGCTATGCCGGCGAGAAGAACGTGCCGAAAGCCGTCACCTATTATAAGAAGGCGGGCACGGCGGGCTATGCGCCCTCCATGTATGCACTGGGCGAACTGTATCTGGCGGGCGATGACGGCGTGACGCAGGATCGTAAAGCAGGCGCGCAATGGTTGATGGCAGCCGCCAAACGCGGCCATGCCGGTGCGCTCTATGCGATTGGCAATATGTATGATCTCGGCGACATCCTGCCGCACGACGCGCAAAAAGCCGCCACCTATTATAAGGAGGCCGCGCTCAAGGGCCAGCCCGACGCCGAGGACGCCATCGGCCTGATGTTCTATACCGGCGAGGTGGTCGGGCAGGATCTGCCTCTGGCGCGCAAATGGTTTACGCTGGCGGCGCGTCAGCAAAATGCCGACGCCATGTTCAATCTCGGCGCCATGCTGGCCAATGGTCAGGGCGGCGACAAGGATATGGCGCTGGCGTTTGTCTGGCTGACCCTGGCCAAGGAAGGCGGCTCCGACAAGGCCGCTCCGGCACTGGCCGTCATCGCCCCGAAAATGACCGCCGACGACCGCGCCAAGGCCGACGCCATCCTTAATCCAAAGGGCTAG